From the genome of Haloferax sp. Atlit-12N:
CTTACTGAGCCCCGCAATCGCGTATGAGAGGACCGCCTGGGCGGCGACGAACGCCATGGCGGCACGGGCAAGAACGCTCCCTTGGGGGGCGAGCGTGACGAGCAACACCCCGAAGGTAACGATCGTCGCCATCTGGAAATCACCGCTCAGGCCACCCTGACACCGGAAGACGATGCAGACGTCGGTGAAAAGAACGACGAGAAGTCCGAGCGGGGACGGCATCCCGAACGCCGCCGTCGCGCCGACCGCAGCGCCAGCTAAGAGCCGGCAGCCGAGTACCCACCGGAACCGGGGATACGTTATCAGCGGAACGACCAGCTTCGAGGCCGGCCCGGACTCCGCGAACAAGCGGGAGACGTCCCAATTCAGTACCCCGTCGGGCTCGAATCTGCCGCGGGTGGCTAACTGCTCTGCCGATTTTAGAACCGTGTGAACGCCGATAAGGAGCGCCATCACGCGCGTGGCTCCGATGAGTGTGAGCGTTGGAATCATGTTAATCAGTCATCGAGTGAGTGAAATTCCGAGGCGAATACCAGTTCGTGCCCGTCGGTCGCGCGCGAGTACTGCATAACGGCGAACTGTGTGGACTCCCCGAGCGGTGAGTGTTCCTGTGCCGTCACGAGCTGCAAGAGCGTGAGGTACATCGTCGAGAACTTCACCTGACCGAGATCGACTCGTCTCGGTTCCGGGGGAGTTGCCGCTGTCGCCTCCGTTTCGGAATCTGCGCGCTGTTCGTCGTTATCAAAGGCTGACGTGAGACCCTGTGTGAGGTCAAAAAGTGCCTTGCTCCGGTACATCGATGGGTTCCAGACCCACCGGACGATAGCCGGAGGGGCCGACTGACTGAGTTTGTCGACGCTTCGCCAAGCGCTCAGCGACCCGTCGGTTCGACGGTCGCGGTATAATAAGACGTAGTCGTGTTGCCCCGGATGTGGCGAAAAGAAGTTCCACTTCGGAACTATCGCGTACAACGGACCGAGCCGTTGGGAGAGCGCGCTTGCGCCAATCCGGGTTGCGTTTCCTACCGTGGCTCCGACCCACGCACCCAGAAACGCGAGAACGACCGACTGAAGCGGCGTCATCGCGGACCAATTCGGGAGGTTTGCTGCATGATTGGAGCCAGATGGCGTCGTTTAGGCGCCAACCCGCGCCTCGATCAGCTCACTCACCGACTGGCCCGAGTCGGCGTCGGAACTGGCACCCGAGGGAGCCTCGAACGCATGGTTAGCTCGTCCGCTGCTCGAGACGGCAACCGCTGCGATGGTGACGGCGACGACGGCCGCCGCGGCGGTGGACAGGTCGGATTCCGGGTCGAAGTTGGGGACATCTTCGCCCGCCGGAAGCCGGTCGAGCGCATCCCGTTCCGCCGAGTTGAGGCCCGGCGGCGCGACGATGATGTGGAACGTCAGTTCGTCGGCACCTGCAGCCTCGCGGACCCAGAACGACGACGAGTCGATGCGACCTCCATTGAACGGGACGGAGGTGACGGCAATCGATGCTTCGGATGGAATCGCCCGGTCGGCGACGATTTCCCGGTCTCCGTAGCCGAGGTCGAAGCTCGAAACGTCACCGCTCACTTCCGAAGCCGGGCGGGGAGCGACCGACTCGTCGGCGATCTGCTCGGCGATGTGGTCGCGCTCGCTCGCGTCGAACGCCTCGTCTGCGTCGTCGAGGCCGGCGAGCGGACCGTCAGCCTCTCGGGAACAGATCAGCGTGATGCTCCCGCTTAGTTGCGGCGGCACCACGTCGAGTTCTGACCGCGAGAGAACGGTAACTTCGAGGGAATTGCTCTCGATGCTGCTACTACTATTCTCAACGCTTTCACGTTGATTTATGACATTGCCGGACATGTCATCAGGACAATAATGTTAGATGACAATAAAGATACTCCCGGGGTAAATCCGAGCGACTGGAGTGCAGCCCCGTTTGAGGAGGCAGTTTAATTATCGTGATACACGACGAACGAAACGTGCCGCTAGCAATCGAGACCGAGTCGCTCCGGAAGGAGTACGGCGACACCGTCGCAGTCACAGGGCTCTCGCTCCGAGTGGAGTCGGGGAGCGTCTACGGATTCCTCGGTCCGAACGGTGCGGGGAAGACGACGACGATGCGCATGCTCACGACGCTGACGGCGCCGACGAGCGGCAGCGCGCGCGTCGCCGGGGCGTCCATCGAAGACAGGGCGTCGGTGACGAGTCGAATCGGGTTTCTGCCGGACGTTCCGCCGCTGTACGACGAACTCACCGCGCGCGAACAGTTGCGGTACGCGGGCGGCATCCGTGACCTGCCCGCCGAGACGATTCGCGAACGGGTTTCGGCGCTTCTCGACCGGTTCGACCTGTCCGACGACGCCGACCGCCGCCTCGGAGAGTACTCCCGCGGGATGCGAAAGCGCGTCGGGCTCATTCAGATACTCTTGCACGACCCCGAGGTTGTGTTTCTCGACGAGCCGACGTCCGGACTGGACCCGCGGTCGGCGCGGACGATGCGCCGCGTCATCGAAGACCTGGCCGACGATGAGACCACCGTGTTCCTCTCATCGCACCTGCTCACCGTCGTCGAGGCGCTCGCGGACCGCGTCGGCGTCATTCAGGACGGACGGCTCGTCACCGAGGGGCCACTGGACGCGGTGAAACGCAAAGCGCAGCGCGACGGGGAGTCGGAAGGGCTCGAAGCCGCCTTCCTAGAGATGACCGAGGGCCGGAGCGAGTGACCGATGGAGACGATGGTTCGACAGGTCGGACACGTCGTTCGTGTCCGCACCCTCCGCGGGGTCAGACGAGCGCGCGACCGCCCGATGGTGTCTGTGCTCTATCTCGCCGCCGTCTCGTTCGCACTCCTCGCGGTCGTCGGTCGACTCCCGGTCTCCGGCTACGAGGCGGTCTGGAGCGACCCCGGCGCGTACGCGGCCGGCGTCGCCGTTGGGAATGGGAGAGGGGCTGACGCGCTCGACACCGCGCGCGGGCTGTCGGGGCTGTTGGCAGTCGCGACCTGTTACGGTGTGCTCGTGAGAACGGCCCAACGAGAGGACGACGAACGGACGGACCACCGGCGCCTCGCGCTCTCCCCGACGGCGTTTTTCACCGCGGAGCTCCTCGACCAGCTCGCGTTCGCCGGCCGGCTCGTCGGCGTTGTGGGCGTCGCCGGTGGCGTCGCGTTCGCCGCCGGGGCGGCGTCACCGACGACGGCCGTGACTACGCTCGTCGCCGTCGCGGCGCTGGTCGCGACGGCCGTCGCAGTGACGTTCCCGGTCGCGCTGGGAGTCCGAGCGGTGTTCCGTCACTATCCGCGAGTGCGACGGCACCGGCTCCTCTTCGGCGCGGTCTTGGTCTCGGTCATGGGCTTCGCGTTCGTTCGAACCCGGTCGTCCTTCGCGCTCCTGAGCGGGCTCCCGGTCGGTTGGTACGCCGACCTCGCGCTTGTCGGCGCGGGCGTCGGTGCCTCGGTCGGCCGCGCCGTCGCCGCCCTTCTCGGGACGCCGGTCGCGTGGTGGCTCGGAATCGCGACGGCCCGCCGGATAACTGACTACCAACGGGCAGACGCTGGAACGGAAGGAGGAACGCGGGGAGACCCGGAAATCGTCACCCGGTTGCGGGTCGCCGGCGGCCGCCTCGTCGCCCGCGTCGCCTCGCGGCCGACGGCCGCCGTCGCCCGGGTCGTGTGGCTCCGCCTGTGGCGCGAACCGCGCGCACTACTGTTCAGCGGAATCGTCGTCGGAGCCACGGCGGGGGTGGGACTCGTGGTCGTCGAGACGCTCCCGACCGCACTTCCGGCGGTCGTCGCGACGTACGTCGCGGTCGCGACGGGCGCGGGAGTGACGCTCGACCCGCTCGGCACCGAAGGCGCTGCGCTCCCGCTCACCCTTACGGCACCCCACGGGCGCGAACGAGTCGTGATGGGATACGCGCTCTCGGCGGCCATTCCGGGGACCGCGCTGTCCGCGGTGGCCGCGCTCGGAATCGCGCTCTCGATTGGCGCTGCCCCGGCGGCCTGTGTCGGCGCGGCGCTCGTCGGTTCGATACTGGGTGCGACAGCGCCCGTCGTGTCGCTCGCGGCCGGGCTTCGGCTTTCGCCGACGGACGCGGCGACCGGCTCGCGAGGCGTCGGGCTCCCCCCGCTCGGCGCGCTTTCGGCGTTCTCCGTGGTCGTCGCGCTCGTCGGGATGCCGGCTATCGGCGCGACCGCCGCCATCGAGACCGGTTCGATGTCTCTCTCGACGGCCATGACGGTCGCCGTCGCCGCGACCGCACTCCTCGGACTCGGCGTGGGCTGGTACGCGTTCCGGGACGCGGTCGGGCGACTCGACCGGTACGAACCATGAGCCGCCTCGAAACCGCCGAGCCGACGGACAAGGCGAAAAACGCGAGCGACGTTACAGGTCGGAAGACTCGATACTCCCCAGTTCGGGCGTCGCATCGTCGCCGGCGCGCGCCTGCACCTTGCCGATGGCGACGGCGACGACGTAGATGCCGACCGCGACAAGCACGATGACGCCGCCCGCGGTCGCCTCGCCGTAGTAGGACGCGCCGATGCCGAGGAGCACGGCGAGTTCCGCGAGGACGACGGAGACCAGAAGCGACTCCGAGAAGCTTCGGGAGACCTGCGCCGCGCCGGCGACGGGGACGACGAGCATGGCGGCGACGAGGATGACGCCCATAATCTGCATCGCGCCGACGACGACGAGCGCGGTCAGCATGACCATCACGCGGTTGTACCACGTGACCGAGATGCCCGAGACGGCGGCGGCCGTCTCGTCGAACGTCACGTAGAGCAGTTGGTTGCGCGTGAGCGCGACGGTGCCGACGATGACGGCGAACAGCACGAGCAGGATGGCCGCGTTCTCCGCCGAGACGGTCGAGAGGTTGCCGAAGAGGTACTGGTTGATGCCGACGGCGAGGCCGCCCGCGTTGAGGCTGATGAGGACGGTCCCCAGCGCGAACCCGGTCGAGAGCACGATTGCCATCGACACGTCGTTGTAGGCGTCGGTCGCCTCGGAGATGAGTTCGATGAGGAGCGCCGCGATGACGGCGACGACGACGGCGGTCAGGTACGGCGAGACGCCGAGGCTGAACACGCCGTTGAGAAAGAGGCCGACGGCGACCCCGGCGAAGGCGGTGTGGGCGAGCGCGTCGCCGATGAGCGCGAGTTGACGGTGGACGAGAAACGTCCCGATGAGTGGGGCCATCACGCCGATACAGAGGCCGACGAGGATGGCGCGGTGCATGAACTGGTAGTCGAGGAAGCTGAGGCCAGTCGCGTCGCCGACGACGAAAAGCAGGTCGGACCACAGCGCGAGGAACCAGTAGAACGGCGCGAGGACGGCGTCTAACGGGCCCGCCTGCAACACGGCGAACAGTTCGACGGCCATCACGTGCGGCCACCACCCGAACCCCCCGCGAAGGAGGCCGCTGTGCCGAAGGCCCGCGCGAGCGCGTCGCTCTCGACGAACTCGTCGGTCGGGCCGTCGAAGTAGACCTCGCGGTTGAGACAGACGACGCGCCGGGCGTGGTCGGTGACCGCGCCGAGGTCGTGTTCGATGAGGAGAATCGTGATGCCCTCCTCGTTGAGCGCTTCGAGCAGGTCGTAGAAGGCGTCGACCGACTCGGCGTCGACGCCGACGGTCGGCTCGTCCAAGACGAGCAGGTCGGCCTCGCCGGCGAGCGCGCGGGCGATGAAGGCGCGCTGGCGCTGGCCGCCCGAGAGCTTCGTCACCCGGCGGTTCGCGAAGTCGGTCATGCCGACCGTGGCGAGCGCCTCGTCGACGATGCGGTGGTCCTCCGCGGAGAGTCGGCCGAAGCCGACGTGGGGGAACCGACCCATCTTCACGACCTCGCGGACCGTGATGGGCATCTCCTTGGAGGCGCTCGCGTGCTGGGCGACGTAGCCGATGCGCGCGCCGTCGTCGAAAGCGTGGGAGGGTTCGCCGAACAGCCGCGAGGTCCCCTCGTCAGGTCGGAGCAGGCCGAGGATGAGCTTCATCAGCGTCGACTTCCCCGACCCGTTCGGCCCGACGATGGCGACGTACTCGCCGGGGTCGATACGGAGCGAGATGTCTTCTACGACGGGCGTCGCGGTGTAGCCGAACTCGACGTCTGCGAGTTCGACGAGCGGGCCGGACGAGTCGCGGCCGTCGTCGGCGGCGGCGTCGGCGACGTCGCTCTCGGGGGATTCAGTGGACTCAGCGGACTCGCCGTTACTGAGGGCGCTCATTCGAAGTTCCTCCACTCGTCCGCCCAGCCGTCGTAGCCGACCTCCTCAGGCGACTTGTTGCCGAGGACGACCTCGAACGTGGGCATGTTGATGTTGTAGGCGATTTCCTCGTAGCCCCAGTCGTTTTCGACCCAGTCCTCGCGGACGCCCGCGTAGGGGGTGACGGGGAAGTACGCCTCGACGGACGTCTCGGCGATGAGCTGTTTCGCCGGGCGGCGCGTCTCGAAGACGCCCGCGCCGATGTACTTGATGTCGTTGTCCTCGATGACCCGCTTCGCCTCGGTGATGTCCGAGGGCTTCACGTCACCGCTGGCGGCGAGATTGACGACGAGCGGGCGCATCTCGACGCCGTAGCGGACGCCGATGTACTGGAAGGCGTTGTGGGCCGCCAACTGGACGACCTTGCGCGACGCCCGATCGAAGATGTCCTGGTAGTCGCGGTCGATGCGGTCGAGAACGTCGGCTTTGTACGCGTCGGCGTTGTCGCGGAACGTCTCTTCGTACTCGGGGGCGAGTTCGACTAACCCGTCGGTGATGTTGTCGACGGCGGTCTTGGCGCGTTGGGGGTCGAGCCAGAAGTGGGGGTCCTTCCCGCGACCTTCGCCGACGCCCTCCTCGTCGCGGTCGAGGCTCGCGGCGAGTTCCACGAGTTCGACGCCCTCGCGGACGTTGATGAGTTGGGTGTCAACGTCGTCGTCTTTCAGCGTCTGGATGGCGCGGTCGGCCCACGGCTGGAAGTCCTCACCGACGTGGACGAACGCGTCGGCCTCGATGATGTCGCGCGTGACGCTCGCGTCGGGTTCCCACCCGTGACCGTGGAGGCCGGTCGGAATGAGGTTTTTGAGCGTGACTGGCGTGTCGGCCGCGACCTTGCGCGCGAAGTCGTAGAAACTGAAGAACGAGGCGACCACGACGTACTCGTCTTCCGACTCCGACCCGCCGGAGGCGTCGTTCGAGCCGGTGTTCGAGCCGTCGCTTCCGCCTCCCGCTCCGCCGCCACCGCCGAGACAGCCGGCGAGGCCGGCCGTCAACAGACCGGAACCGGCCGCGACGACCGACCGCCGAGAGAGTTTGGGGTCGGACGAATCTGCGTTAGTGTTCATCACTATGTGAAATAGATGCAAGCACCCATATAGATTTGTTGCTCTAAGGTTGAATTTTGACGCGTCTAATTCACCGGTGGCGAACCGCAATAACTCGCAAGACACCGACGACGCGACAGTCGAGACGCGGCAGTCGGGCCCATCGGCGTGCAAATCTCTTTGAGTCGGCGCGTCCAACGGCGGGACATGGGAATCGAACTCTACGCGCTCGATGGCTGTCCGTACTGCGAGAAGGTCCACGACGCGCTGTCCGAGGCGGACGTCGACTACGAGACGCAGTGGGTCGACGCGCT
Proteins encoded in this window:
- a CDS encoding metal ABC transporter substrate-binding protein, encoding MNTNADSSDPKLSRRSVVAAGSGLLTAGLAGCLGGGGGAGGGSDGSNTGSNDASGGSESEDEYVVVASFFSFYDFARKVAADTPVTLKNLIPTGLHGHGWEPDASVTRDIIEADAFVHVGEDFQPWADRAIQTLKDDDVDTQLINVREGVELVELAASLDRDEEGVGEGRGKDPHFWLDPQRAKTAVDNITDGLVELAPEYEETFRDNADAYKADVLDRIDRDYQDIFDRASRKVVQLAAHNAFQYIGVRYGVEMRPLVVNLAASGDVKPSDITEAKRVIEDNDIKYIGAGVFETRRPAKQLIAETSVEAYFPVTPYAGVREDWVENDWGYEEIAYNINMPTFEVVLGNKSPEEVGYDGWADEWRNFE
- a CDS encoding metal ABC transporter permease translates to MAVELFAVLQAGPLDAVLAPFYWFLALWSDLLFVVGDATGLSFLDYQFMHRAILVGLCIGVMAPLIGTFLVHRQLALIGDALAHTAFAGVAVGLFLNGVFSLGVSPYLTAVVVAVIAALLIELISEATDAYNDVSMAIVLSTGFALGTVLISLNAGGLAVGINQYLFGNLSTVSAENAAILLVLFAVIVGTVALTRNQLLYVTFDETAAAVSGISVTWYNRVMVMLTALVVVGAMQIMGVILVAAMLVVPVAGAAQVSRSFSESLLVSVVLAELAVLLGIGASYYGEATAGGVIVLVAVGIYVVAVAIGKVQARAGDDATPELGSIESSDL
- a CDS encoding metal ABC transporter ATP-binding protein; this translates as MSALSNGESAESTESPESDVADAAADDGRDSSGPLVELADVEFGYTATPVVEDISLRIDPGEYVAIVGPNGSGKSTLMKLILGLLRPDEGTSRLFGEPSHAFDDGARIGYVAQHASASKEMPITVREVVKMGRFPHVGFGRLSAEDHRIVDEALATVGMTDFANRRVTKLSGGQRQRAFIARALAGEADLLVLDEPTVGVDAESVDAFYDLLEALNEEGITILLIEHDLGAVTDHARRVVCLNREVYFDGPTDEFVESDALARAFGTAASFAGGSGGGRT
- a CDS encoding ABC transporter ATP-binding protein gives rise to the protein MIHDERNVPLAIETESLRKEYGDTVAVTGLSLRVESGSVYGFLGPNGAGKTTTMRMLTTLTAPTSGSARVAGASIEDRASVTSRIGFLPDVPPLYDELTAREQLRYAGGIRDLPAETIRERVSALLDRFDLSDDADRRLGEYSRGMRKRVGLIQILLHDPEVVFLDEPTSGLDPRSARTMRRVIEDLADDETTVFLSSHLLTVVEALADRVGVIQDGRLVTEGPLDAVKRKAQRDGESEGLEAAFLEMTEGRSE